GTTCCTCTTTTGGAATATCTTTGTTTGGATCATGTATCTTTTGTGTTATACTTCTTACAGTACAAAACTCAGAAGGTCCAGCAGTCTTACTTTGACAAATAATATCATCTTCATCTGTAACTGACATGAAACAATTGTTGCTATTCAAAATAGCAAGTTTGTTAtcctaaaaaaatcatatttttttataaaatatgtaaaaattatatttttattttagtaagtATTTTAGtagttttaaacaaattaaattatgaaataaatcaaattaaattaaagaaatatataaattatataaattaatacttttaataatatatatataatatttatatatattaaatagttatgatatctatacatacatataaaaaatttattaatttaaatttactttatttttaataacattttatagaaaaaaatcaatatgtattttattatattgtgacAAATATTTGCATTGAATAATTACCTGAAATATTGGTTCCCATTGTTCAATCATACCTACTGCATCACTTCTTCCAACAACAATACCTTTTTTATCAACacctaaatattttccataaccAGATTTCAATGCAACTTTAGTTTCACCTATTGGAAAAGCTGTTAAAATCTCTTCTGGTGAAGGTCCTTCACCTTCATTATGAGGTGCACCTAAAGTAAATAATCCATTATCTAAAGCTTTCATGTAGATATGATTTCCAAATTCAATTGCTATAGTTCCTGTGACTTCTGACACTTGTGTAGTTTTCCACCAACCACctataacatttatatgttagtttgataattgatttaaaaatatatatatatataatattataataaataccatGAATTATAGTATCTTTATCTTCTGAAGTAATAACATATTCtttctcttgtttttttaattttcgtttttttgttctataa
The sequence above is drawn from the Apis cerana isolate GH-2021 linkage group LG11, AcerK_1.0, whole genome shotgun sequence genome and encodes:
- the LOC107999325 gene encoding protein FRG1 homolog, with translation MSEYDKVRSGKLILKGEKKRTKKRKLKKQEKEYVITSEDKDTIIHGGWWKTTQVSEVTGTIAIEFGNHIYMKALDNGLFTLGAPHNEGEGPSPEEILTAFPIGETKVALKSGYGKYLGVDKKGIVVGRSDAVGMIEQWEPIFQDNKLAILNSNNCFMSVTDEDDIICQSKTAGPSEFCTVRSITQKIHDPNKDIPKEEQGSLHDVEVNYVKKFQKFQDKKLKISKEDNSKLEKAKREGNLHEALLDRRSKMKADRYCK